One Tubulanus polymorphus chromosome 5, tnTubPoly1.2, whole genome shotgun sequence DNA segment encodes these proteins:
- the LOC141905843 gene encoding uncharacterized protein LOC141905843 isoform X3: MNSAKRYPDLTRPGSTGAMASAREWRTSRPDELRKLVLKKAQIGSVSGTPSQRQPQVSDNSLTVTEGSSDDEENKIRGNWSSRLEFLLSCISCSVGLGNIWRFPYICYKNGGGAFLVPYIVMLALCGFPLFYLEVAFGQYASLGPVTIWKAVPLLKGIGIGMVIVSSLISLYYNIIIGWAVFYFAASMQSPLPWQTCSNAWNTKACRTHKMDDGFNCTSAGGFLHFNNGTCLNVSDATEETNATVLGIQDLSLLNITRYTTSSEEYFHNYMLELSDSVYNLGTIRWPLILCVLAGWLVLFLCLLRGIKSSGKIVYFTALFPYFILVIFLICGSLLDGAKAGVVYFLTPDWDRLRSAEIWIDAAVQVFFSLGPAFGCVITLASYNKFHNNCYKDTVVVVIANFATSMLAGFTVFAAVGYIAQRLDVDITQVARDGIDLVFIVYPEIFATIPGAPFWSCLFFFMMITLGIDSQLTFVETVVTSIVDEFPEKLMPKRILVILVYCVVMFAVGIPLTMQGGMYIFVLMDKYAASWSLIVLAIMECVAISWIYSYPKFASDIENMTGKRPGEVWKWTWRLSTPILLLCALVFHWVQYIGASYGDYDFPLWMNIIGWFMMFATIIVIPLYGLYAMIFTARGTIKERFSFLLKHSADWGPALDIHRALLQQSIPEYVNGGLDYPEYDLKSSTANADDHMLMADLIDTGSIDWEQEENSNHGNWDTKYEFFVACLGYTLGLGNVLRFPYLCYKNGGGAFLVPYLLMLVFIGIPLYYVELAIGQYASLGPIEVWNSIPLFRGLGYAMLVVSLLFATYYAIWIAWSLYFMISSMVSELPWQSCNNTWNSNMCSLNRYANISLLTNLTTEATTHFMTTSTVVPLLNSTINETLANISQNLPEIRPRLHSSAEEFFFHHMLNITRGIDDMGTVKWHVCLCLLLSWVVACVCVIRGIKSAGKVVLGTVPASVLILLVLLIRSCTVDGHLDGIKRFVTPDWHKLGEASVWYDAASQMFYSLSTCYGGLIMLASYNRFHTYFYRDAILVPICDCIFSVIASFTIFAIVGVMAKSLDTSIDHIFTTYADSANLFAIIPEALTHFKLSPVWCILFFFMLFLLGLDTLFITLELTIVMVTEIAPRLRAYKIWVTVAMSAILFAIGIPFTMQGGWFVMTLIDDTSLGVPLLVIGLVECIVLAWVYGTDKLLKNIKVMNEDRNGVWWKSMWTFITPAIIMFTIIFYGFDYEAPVFRDYIYPWWTHVIRWLLVLICLVPIPVYIVYKLASNKGSCYRRFKKSVRPERDWGPALKKHRDYMEFVQPTLLTRNYSFSTGSALSFNGSHTSTPQSIRRNDFSNAPRFPGKNLAGPSSTNSTPTLARQITDKALRFMLDNQVALQDAMSTPPNVRKREKRAQKADSPLNQIPSGLSAEDEGIICPRKIMASTRDVSIQTDPLSPITELPIESDVKGNNLSNQHPIDEFTRPSTSRSTSESAKDSAIEDNTCSSSSAGSDQIGVLSDNGGSDSDSSDAHDDGHNDECPAEIESKPADEVDEVVDEVVDEVVDEVVAKDDDESLNSHSHLIVNSDPDERKHLYPVIYVETEMIPHFKNKNEVDITQVNNVEECTTKL; the protein is encoded by the exons ATGAACAGCGCGAAACGTTACCCTGATCTCACGCGGCCGGGGTCGACGGGAGCGATGGCCAGCGCGAGGGAGTGGCGCACGTCGAGACCGGACGAACTACGCAAACTCGTCCTCAAGAAAGCGCAG ATCGGGAGCGTTAGCGGAACGCCGAGTCAACGACAGCCTCAGGTATCCGATAATTCGCTGACCGTCACCGAAGGCAGCAGCGACGACGAAGAGAATAAAATCCGCGGTAACTGGAGCAGTCGTCTGGAGTTCCTGCTGTCGTGTATCAGTTGTTCGGTCGGTTTAGGAAATATTTGGAGATTTCCGTACATCTGTTACAAAAATGGAGGAG gagCGTTTCTCGTGCCGTATATCGTAATGCTGGCGTTATGCGGGTTTCCGCTATTCTATCTGGAGGTCGCGTTCGGACAATACGCCAGCCTCGGTCCCGTGACAATATGGAAGGCCGTTCCATTACTGAAAG GTATTGGTATTGGGATGGTTATTGTCAGCTCGTTGATCTCCttatattacaatataatCATCGGCTGGGCCGTGTTTTATTTCGCGGCGTCTATGCAAAGCCCTTTACCCTGGCAGACGTGCAGTAACGCGTGGAATACTAAAG CATGTCGCACGCATAAAATGGATGACGGATTTAACTGCACTTCAGCGGGTGgttttttacatttcaataatggAACGTGTCTGAACGTTTCCGACGCAACGGAAGAAACTAACGCGACCGTTCTCGGTATTCAAGATTTATCATTGCTCAATATTACGCGATATACTACTTCAAGCGAAGAATATTTtca CAATTATATGTTAGAACTATCGGACAGCGTGTACAATCTCGGCACGATACGGTGGCCGTTGATTCTGTGCGTCTTGGCCGGCTGGTTGGTACTGTTTCTGTGTTTGCTCAGGGGAATTAAATCTTCGGGAAAG ATCGTGTACTTTACTGCTTTATTTCCGTACTTTATCCTCGTTATTTTCCTAATCTGCGGTTCGTTGCTCGACGGAGCGAAAGCCGGAGTCGTCTATTTCCTGACACCTGACTGGGATCGGCTCAGGTCCGCCGAG ATATGGATCGATGCTGCTGTACAGGTCTTTTTTTCTCTCGGTCCCGCGTTCGGTTGCGTGATAACTCTAGCCAGCTACAACAAATTCCACAATAATTGCTACAA GGATACGGTCGTGGTTGTGATCGCTAATTTTGCTACTAGTATGCTGGCCGGTTTCACAGTATTTGCGGCTGTCGGGTATATAGCTCAAAGATTAGATGTAGACATCACTCAGGTGGCTAGGGATG GTATTGATTTGGTATTCATCGTTTATCCGGAGATATTCGCGACGATACCCGGCGCTCCGTTCTGGTCGTGTCTGTTTTTCTTCATGATGATCACTCTGGGAATCGACAGTCAgttgactttcgtcgaaacgGTCGTCACGTCGATCGTCGACGAATTCCCCGAGAAATTGATGCCGAAACGTATTTTAGTGATTCTCGTCTATTGCGTTGTTATGTTCGCCGTCGGTATTCCGTTGACGATGCAG GGCGGTATGTATATATTCGTGCTGATGGATAAGTACGCGGCGAGCTGGTCGCTGATCGTTCTCGCTATCATGGAATGTGTGGCTATATCTTGGATATACAGCTACCCGAAATTCGCCAGCGATATCGAAAACATGACCGGGAAACGTCCCGGTGAAGTTTGGAAGTGGACGTGGAGACTGTCGACGCCAATTCTGCTGTTG TGTGCGCTGGTATTTCACTGGGTTCAATACATCGGTGCCTCGTACGGCGACTACGATTTCCCTCTGTGGATGAATATAATCGGTTGGTTTATGATGTTCGCCACTATAATCGTTATTCCTCTCTACGGTTTATACGCCATGATCTTTACTGCTCGAGGAACGATCAAAGAG CGATTCAGTTTTTTGTTGAAACATTCAGCGGACTGGGGTCCGGCGTTGGACATTCACCGCGCTTTGCTGCAACAGTCGATCCCCGAATACGTGAACGGCGGACTCGATTATCCGGAATACGATCTGAAATCGAGCACG GCAAATGCCGACGATCATATGTTAATGGCCGATCTGATCGATACGGGCAGCATCGACTGGGAGCAAGAAGAGAACTCGAACCACGGAAACTGGGATACGAAATACGAATTCTTCGTCGCGTGTCTGGGATATACGTTAGGTTTGGGCAACGTGTTGCGATTTCCGTATCTGTGCTACAAAAACGGAGGAG GCGCATTCCTTGTACCATATTTACTGATGTTGGTGTTTATTGGCATTCCTCTGTATTACGTGGAGTTAGCTATCGGCCAGTACGCGAGTCTGGGCCCGATCGAAGTATGGAATTCTATTCCCTTATTCAGGG GTCTCGGTTACGCTATGTTAGTGGTATCGCTGTTGTTCGCGACGTACTACGCGATCTGGATCGCCTGGTCTCTTTATTTCATGATCTCATCGATGGTATCCGAGTTGCCGTGGCAAAGTTGCAACAACACGTGGAATTCAAACA tgtGTAGTTTGAATCGATATGCAAATATAAGCCTACTGACTAACCTGACGACTGAAGCGACTACGCATTTTATGACTACGAGCACGGTCGTTCCTCTTTTGAATTCGACCATTAACGAGACTCTCGCGAACATATCCCAGAACCTCCCAGAAATCCGTCCAAGATTACACAGTTCTGCCGAGGAGTTCTTTTT TCATCACATGTTAAACATCACCCGGGGTATTGATGATATGGGTACAGTGAAGTGGCatgtttgtttgtgtttgctgctgtCGTGGGTTGTTGCTTGCGTTTGTGTTATTCGAGGGATAAAATCCGCCGGAAAG GTGGTACTTGGAACTGTCCCAGCCTCAGTTCTCATTCTTCTAGTTTTGTTAATCCGATCGTGTACCGTAGATGGACATTTAGACGGAATTAAACGTTTTGTAACCCCTGATTGGCATAAATTAGGCGAAGCGTCCGTCTGGTATGATGCAGCTTCGCAGATGTTCTACTCTCTATCTACTTGTTACGGTGGTTTAATCATGTTAGCCAGCTACAAtcgatttcatacatatttctaCAG AGATGCTATACTTGTGCCTATATGTGATTGTATATTCAGTGTTATCGCCAGTTTTACGATTTTCGCGATTGTCGGCGTTATGGCGAAATCATTGGATACATCTATCGACCATATTTTCACCACATATGCAG ATTCGGCTAACTTATTCGCTATCATTCCCGAGGCTCTGACACATTTTAAGCTGTCACCCGTCTGGTGTATTCTGTTCTTCTTTATGCTGTTTCTGCTCGGGTTGGACACTCTATTTATAACGCTGGAGTTAACTATCGTCATGGTTACCGAAATCGCGCCGCGATTGCGTGCGTACAAAATTTGGGTTACGGTCGCCATGAGTGCTATACTGTTTGCTATCGGAATTCCTTTTACAATGCAG GGAGGCTGGTTTGTGATGACGTTGATAGACGATACATCGCTAGGTGTGCCACTGCTGGTTATCGGACTGGTCGAGTGTATCGTGTTGGCTTGGGTTTATGGCACCGATAAATTACTGAAGAATATCAAAGTAATGAATGAAGATCGCAACGGCGTTTGGTGGAAATCGATGTGGACTTTTATTACACCGGCAATCATCATG TTTACAATCATATTCTACGGGTTTGACTACGAAGCTCCTGTATTCAGAGACTATATTTACCCGTGGTGGACTCACGTCATTCGCTGGTTGCTCGTGTTAATCTGTCTGGTTCCGATACCCGTTTACATCGTATACAAACTTGCATCGAACAAAGGATCGTGTTACAGG agaTTCAAAAAGTCAGTCAGACCGGAGAGAGATTGGGGTCCAGCGTTGAAGAAACACAGGGATTACATGGAATTCGTCCAGCCGACTTTATTGACGAGAAACTACAGTTTCAGCACAGGTTCTGCTCTGTCTTTTAACG GTTCTCACACTTCAACGCCGCAGAGCATTCGACGTAACGACTTCTCAAATGCGCCACGGTTTCCTGGCAAAAACTTAGCCGGTCCCAGTTCGACTAATTCGACTCCGACGTTGGCGCGACAGATCACCGATAAGGCGCTGCGTTTCATGCTCGACAACCAGGTCGCGTTGCAAGACGCGATGAGCACCCCTCCGAACGTACGGAAAAGAGAAAAACGCGCGCAAAAAGCTGATTCAC CCTTGAATCAAATTCCATCGGGGCTTAGCGCGGAAGATGAAGGCATAATATGTCCGAGGAAGATAATGGCTTCCACTCGAGATGTGTCGATTCAAACCGATCCGTTGTCGCCGATTACCGAACTGCCGATCGAATCTGACGTGAAG GGCAACAATCTCTCGAACCAACATCCCATCGACGAATTCACGCGACCTTCGACGAGTCGGTCGACGTCTGAATCGGCTAAAGACTCGGCTATCGAGGACAATACTTGTAGCAGTAGCAGCGCCGGGAGCGATCAAATCGGAGTTCTATCGGACAACGGCGGATCGGATTCCGACTCGTCCGACGCACACGACGACGGACATAACGACGAATGCCCCGCTGAAATCGAATCGAAACCGGCTGATGAAGTCGATGAAGTCGTCGATGAAGTCGTCGATGAAGTCGTCGATGAAGTCGTCGCGAAAGATGACGACGAGTCATTGAATTCTCACTCGCATTTAATTGTAAATTCCGACCCGGATGAAAGGAAACATTTATACCCGGTAATATACGTCGAGACTGAAATGATTCCACATTTCAAGAATAAAAATGAAGTCGATATAACCCAGGTCAATAATGTGGAGGAGTGTACGACTAAACTGTAG
- the LOC141905843 gene encoding uncharacterized protein LOC141905843 isoform X2 yields the protein MNSAKRYPDLTRPGSTGAMASAREWRTSRPDELRKLVLKKAQIGSVSGTPSQRQPQVSDNSLTVTEGSSDDEENKIRGNWSSRLEFLLSCISCSVGLGNIWRFPYICYKNGGGAFLVPYIVMLALCGFPLFYLEVAFGQYASLGPVTIWKAVPLLKGIGIGMVIVSSLISLYYNIIIGWAVFYFAASMQSPLPWQTCSNAWNTKACRTHKMDDGFNCTSAGGFLHFNNGTCLNVSDATEETNATVLGIQDLSLLNITRYTTSSEEYFHNYMLELSDSVYNLGTIRWPLILCVLAGWLVLFLCLLRGIKSSGKIVYFTALFPYFILVIFLICGSLLDGAKAGVVYFLTPDWDRLRSAEIWIDAAVQVFFSLGPAFGCVITLASYNKFHNNCYKDTVVVVIANFATSMLAGFTVFAAVGYIAQRLDVDITQVARDGIDLVFIVYPEIFATIPGAPFWSCLFFFMMITLGIDSQLTFVETVVTSIVDEFPEKLMPKRILVILVYCVVMFAVGIPLTMQGGMYIFVLMDKYAASWSLIVLAIMECVAISWIYSYPKFASDIENMTGKRPGEVWKWTWRLSTPILLLCALVFHWVQYIGASYGDYDFPLWMNIIGWFMMFATIIVIPLYGLYAMIFTARGTIKERFSFLLKHSADWGPALDIHRALLQQSIPEYVNGGLDYPEYDLKSSTANADDHMLMADLIDTGSIDWEQEENSNHGNWDTKYEFFVACLGYTLGLGNVLRFPYLCYKNGGGAFLVPYLLMLVFIGIPLYYVELAIGQYASLGPIEVWNSIPLFRGLGYAMLVVSLLFATYYAIWIAWSLYFMISSMVSELPWQSCNNTWNSNMCSLNRYANISLLTNLTTEATTHFMTTSTVVPLLNSTINETLANISQNLPEIRPRLHSSAEEFFFHHMLNITRGIDDMGTVKWHVCLCLLLSWVVACVCVIRGIKSAGKVVLGTVPASVLILLVLLIRSCTVDGHLDGIKRFVTPDWHKLGEASVWYDAASQMFYSLSTCYGGLIMLASYNRFHTYFYRDAILVPICDCIFSVIASFTIFAIVGVMAKSLDTSIDHIFTTYADSANLFAIIPEALTHFKLSPVWCILFFFMLFLLGLDTLFITLELTIVMVTEIAPRLRAYKIWVTVAMSAILFAIGIPFTMQGGWFVMTLIDDTSLGVPLLVIGLVECIVLAWVYGTDKLLKNIKVMNEDRNGVWWKSMWTFITPAIIMFTIIFYGFDYEAPVFRDYIYPWWTHVIRWLLVLICLVPIPVYIVYKLASNKGSCYRRFKKSVRPERDWGPALKKHRDYMEFVQPTLLTRNYSFSTGSHTSTPQSIRRNDFSNAPRFPGKNLAGPSSTNSTPTLARQITDKALRFMLDNQVALQDAMSTPPNVRKREKRAQKADSPLNQIPSGLSAEDEGIICPRKIMASTRDVSIQTDPLSPITELPIESDVKGKSGKRHFKKFRGNNLSNQHPIDEFTRPSTSRSTSESAKDSAIEDNTCSSSSAGSDQIGVLSDNGGSDSDSSDAHDDGHNDECPAEIESKPADEVDEVVDEVVDEVVDEVVAKDDDESLNSHSHLIVNSDPDERKHLYPVIYVETEMIPHFKNKNEVDITQVNNVEECTTKL from the exons ATGAACAGCGCGAAACGTTACCCTGATCTCACGCGGCCGGGGTCGACGGGAGCGATGGCCAGCGCGAGGGAGTGGCGCACGTCGAGACCGGACGAACTACGCAAACTCGTCCTCAAGAAAGCGCAG ATCGGGAGCGTTAGCGGAACGCCGAGTCAACGACAGCCTCAGGTATCCGATAATTCGCTGACCGTCACCGAAGGCAGCAGCGACGACGAAGAGAATAAAATCCGCGGTAACTGGAGCAGTCGTCTGGAGTTCCTGCTGTCGTGTATCAGTTGTTCGGTCGGTTTAGGAAATATTTGGAGATTTCCGTACATCTGTTACAAAAATGGAGGAG gagCGTTTCTCGTGCCGTATATCGTAATGCTGGCGTTATGCGGGTTTCCGCTATTCTATCTGGAGGTCGCGTTCGGACAATACGCCAGCCTCGGTCCCGTGACAATATGGAAGGCCGTTCCATTACTGAAAG GTATTGGTATTGGGATGGTTATTGTCAGCTCGTTGATCTCCttatattacaatataatCATCGGCTGGGCCGTGTTTTATTTCGCGGCGTCTATGCAAAGCCCTTTACCCTGGCAGACGTGCAGTAACGCGTGGAATACTAAAG CATGTCGCACGCATAAAATGGATGACGGATTTAACTGCACTTCAGCGGGTGgttttttacatttcaataatggAACGTGTCTGAACGTTTCCGACGCAACGGAAGAAACTAACGCGACCGTTCTCGGTATTCAAGATTTATCATTGCTCAATATTACGCGATATACTACTTCAAGCGAAGAATATTTtca CAATTATATGTTAGAACTATCGGACAGCGTGTACAATCTCGGCACGATACGGTGGCCGTTGATTCTGTGCGTCTTGGCCGGCTGGTTGGTACTGTTTCTGTGTTTGCTCAGGGGAATTAAATCTTCGGGAAAG ATCGTGTACTTTACTGCTTTATTTCCGTACTTTATCCTCGTTATTTTCCTAATCTGCGGTTCGTTGCTCGACGGAGCGAAAGCCGGAGTCGTCTATTTCCTGACACCTGACTGGGATCGGCTCAGGTCCGCCGAG ATATGGATCGATGCTGCTGTACAGGTCTTTTTTTCTCTCGGTCCCGCGTTCGGTTGCGTGATAACTCTAGCCAGCTACAACAAATTCCACAATAATTGCTACAA GGATACGGTCGTGGTTGTGATCGCTAATTTTGCTACTAGTATGCTGGCCGGTTTCACAGTATTTGCGGCTGTCGGGTATATAGCTCAAAGATTAGATGTAGACATCACTCAGGTGGCTAGGGATG GTATTGATTTGGTATTCATCGTTTATCCGGAGATATTCGCGACGATACCCGGCGCTCCGTTCTGGTCGTGTCTGTTTTTCTTCATGATGATCACTCTGGGAATCGACAGTCAgttgactttcgtcgaaacgGTCGTCACGTCGATCGTCGACGAATTCCCCGAGAAATTGATGCCGAAACGTATTTTAGTGATTCTCGTCTATTGCGTTGTTATGTTCGCCGTCGGTATTCCGTTGACGATGCAG GGCGGTATGTATATATTCGTGCTGATGGATAAGTACGCGGCGAGCTGGTCGCTGATCGTTCTCGCTATCATGGAATGTGTGGCTATATCTTGGATATACAGCTACCCGAAATTCGCCAGCGATATCGAAAACATGACCGGGAAACGTCCCGGTGAAGTTTGGAAGTGGACGTGGAGACTGTCGACGCCAATTCTGCTGTTG TGTGCGCTGGTATTTCACTGGGTTCAATACATCGGTGCCTCGTACGGCGACTACGATTTCCCTCTGTGGATGAATATAATCGGTTGGTTTATGATGTTCGCCACTATAATCGTTATTCCTCTCTACGGTTTATACGCCATGATCTTTACTGCTCGAGGAACGATCAAAGAG CGATTCAGTTTTTTGTTGAAACATTCAGCGGACTGGGGTCCGGCGTTGGACATTCACCGCGCTTTGCTGCAACAGTCGATCCCCGAATACGTGAACGGCGGACTCGATTATCCGGAATACGATCTGAAATCGAGCACG GCAAATGCCGACGATCATATGTTAATGGCCGATCTGATCGATACGGGCAGCATCGACTGGGAGCAAGAAGAGAACTCGAACCACGGAAACTGGGATACGAAATACGAATTCTTCGTCGCGTGTCTGGGATATACGTTAGGTTTGGGCAACGTGTTGCGATTTCCGTATCTGTGCTACAAAAACGGAGGAG GCGCATTCCTTGTACCATATTTACTGATGTTGGTGTTTATTGGCATTCCTCTGTATTACGTGGAGTTAGCTATCGGCCAGTACGCGAGTCTGGGCCCGATCGAAGTATGGAATTCTATTCCCTTATTCAGGG GTCTCGGTTACGCTATGTTAGTGGTATCGCTGTTGTTCGCGACGTACTACGCGATCTGGATCGCCTGGTCTCTTTATTTCATGATCTCATCGATGGTATCCGAGTTGCCGTGGCAAAGTTGCAACAACACGTGGAATTCAAACA tgtGTAGTTTGAATCGATATGCAAATATAAGCCTACTGACTAACCTGACGACTGAAGCGACTACGCATTTTATGACTACGAGCACGGTCGTTCCTCTTTTGAATTCGACCATTAACGAGACTCTCGCGAACATATCCCAGAACCTCCCAGAAATCCGTCCAAGATTACACAGTTCTGCCGAGGAGTTCTTTTT TCATCACATGTTAAACATCACCCGGGGTATTGATGATATGGGTACAGTGAAGTGGCatgtttgtttgtgtttgctgctgtCGTGGGTTGTTGCTTGCGTTTGTGTTATTCGAGGGATAAAATCCGCCGGAAAG GTGGTACTTGGAACTGTCCCAGCCTCAGTTCTCATTCTTCTAGTTTTGTTAATCCGATCGTGTACCGTAGATGGACATTTAGACGGAATTAAACGTTTTGTAACCCCTGATTGGCATAAATTAGGCGAAGCGTCCGTCTGGTATGATGCAGCTTCGCAGATGTTCTACTCTCTATCTACTTGTTACGGTGGTTTAATCATGTTAGCCAGCTACAAtcgatttcatacatatttctaCAG AGATGCTATACTTGTGCCTATATGTGATTGTATATTCAGTGTTATCGCCAGTTTTACGATTTTCGCGATTGTCGGCGTTATGGCGAAATCATTGGATACATCTATCGACCATATTTTCACCACATATGCAG ATTCGGCTAACTTATTCGCTATCATTCCCGAGGCTCTGACACATTTTAAGCTGTCACCCGTCTGGTGTATTCTGTTCTTCTTTATGCTGTTTCTGCTCGGGTTGGACACTCTATTTATAACGCTGGAGTTAACTATCGTCATGGTTACCGAAATCGCGCCGCGATTGCGTGCGTACAAAATTTGGGTTACGGTCGCCATGAGTGCTATACTGTTTGCTATCGGAATTCCTTTTACAATGCAG GGAGGCTGGTTTGTGATGACGTTGATAGACGATACATCGCTAGGTGTGCCACTGCTGGTTATCGGACTGGTCGAGTGTATCGTGTTGGCTTGGGTTTATGGCACCGATAAATTACTGAAGAATATCAAAGTAATGAATGAAGATCGCAACGGCGTTTGGTGGAAATCGATGTGGACTTTTATTACACCGGCAATCATCATG TTTACAATCATATTCTACGGGTTTGACTACGAAGCTCCTGTATTCAGAGACTATATTTACCCGTGGTGGACTCACGTCATTCGCTGGTTGCTCGTGTTAATCTGTCTGGTTCCGATACCCGTTTACATCGTATACAAACTTGCATCGAACAAAGGATCGTGTTACAGG agaTTCAAAAAGTCAGTCAGACCGGAGAGAGATTGGGGTCCAGCGTTGAAGAAACACAGGGATTACATGGAATTCGTCCAGCCGACTTTATTGACGAGAAACTACAGTTTCAGCACAG GTTCTCACACTTCAACGCCGCAGAGCATTCGACGTAACGACTTCTCAAATGCGCCACGGTTTCCTGGCAAAAACTTAGCCGGTCCCAGTTCGACTAATTCGACTCCGACGTTGGCGCGACAGATCACCGATAAGGCGCTGCGTTTCATGCTCGACAACCAGGTCGCGTTGCAAGACGCGATGAGCACCCCTCCGAACGTACGGAAAAGAGAAAAACGCGCGCAAAAAGCTGATTCAC CCTTGAATCAAATTCCATCGGGGCTTAGCGCGGAAGATGAAGGCATAATATGTCCGAGGAAGATAATGGCTTCCACTCGAGATGTGTCGATTCAAACCGATCCGTTGTCGCCGATTACCGAACTGCCGATCGAATCTGACGTGAAG GGCAAAAGCGGGAAAAGGcattttaagaaatttcgG GGCAACAATCTCTCGAACCAACATCCCATCGACGAATTCACGCGACCTTCGACGAGTCGGTCGACGTCTGAATCGGCTAAAGACTCGGCTATCGAGGACAATACTTGTAGCAGTAGCAGCGCCGGGAGCGATCAAATCGGAGTTCTATCGGACAACGGCGGATCGGATTCCGACTCGTCCGACGCACACGACGACGGACATAACGACGAATGCCCCGCTGAAATCGAATCGAAACCGGCTGATGAAGTCGATGAAGTCGTCGATGAAGTCGTCGATGAAGTCGTCGATGAAGTCGTCGCGAAAGATGACGACGAGTCATTGAATTCTCACTCGCATTTAATTGTAAATTCCGACCCGGATGAAAGGAAACATTTATACCCGGTAATATACGTCGAGACTGAAATGATTCCACATTTCAAGAATAAAAATGAAGTCGATATAACCCAGGTCAATAATGTGGAGGAGTGTACGACTAAACTGTAG